Below is a window of Oreochromis aureus strain Israel breed Guangdong linkage group 4, ZZ_aureus, whole genome shotgun sequence DNA.
CCTGCAATCAGAACAACATTGACATCATGTCCCAGCACGCAGCCTTGACCAGCTTGTTTGGCGATGACCCTTTCTTCAGTCATGAGCAGCTGCTGTGGCCGCTCAATATTGAAGCCCTGTCTTCTCTCCAGCGAGACTTCTTCAACCGGAGAGCCAAAATAGCCAACAGCCTCCTGAGCCAGCTCTATGATGGGCCCCAGCTGCTCAACTTCAGCCAGATGCCCCTAATGTCTAACACACTGAAGCGGTATGTGCAGTAGCCCAATTTTACTAGAGGATATACCTGATTTGGTGTTTGTTCAAACCTACAGATTTGATTTTAACTTAGCATCCATAAGATCACCACTGATCTGCCTAGAGTTATGGTTtgttttagccacatgctaaatgctaaaatgcTTGAAGTGGTAATGAAGTCTCATGTTTTTAGCATCAGATTTTctactaaaatatattttatttgacttttctAAACAGGTAAAGAATCTATTAAAAGGGTAGAATGCTacctaagatctactcctatCCTAGGCTTAAGCTTAGTTGGATTGTCAATGATCAGTTTAGACATTCAAACATTTTATGTGTtcaaaaaaaatggaaatttctgttaaaagaaaaaagaaaaacaaagacatgatgatgatgatgatgatgatgatgatgatgatgatgataataataataaataaggcAAGTGTTAACAGAACCCAAACCCTACCCCAAACACAACTATTAAGAGGTTAACAGCCTTTGTGGGTCAGGAGCAATGATGGAGAAATGATTTCTAATACTGATTCACTTTCAGGCTGAGTGATGAtgaagagcagcagagagagctTTCCACTACAGAGACCCACAAGGAAGTACAGCCAGCTAATGAAAACAACGGTGACCTCCTGGTGACACTAGATGCTCGCGGTTATGCCCCCAGTGACATCACTGTCAAGCTGGAAGGCCGGCGTCTGGCGGTCGTTGCCATGAAGGAGGCCGGAGCAGAAGAGAGCCAGTCctgctcctcctcatcctcctgtGCCTCCTTCTGCTCCTCTGCATCTTCTCAGGCAGGGTTCGCCCAGAAGATCGACCTGCCTCCTCACCTGGATCTGTCCGGCCTCTCCTGTTCCCTGATGGATAACGGACAGCTGCGTATCCATGCCCCTGTGGCTAaggaggcagctggagaggAACGCCAGGTACCCATTCGTTTCAGGACATCGCTGGAGTTTCCCATCAAAAAGGACAACACAGAGGAAGAGCAAAGAGACTAGTGCATATGtgccccccaacacacacacacacacacacacacacgcacacgcacacacacgcacatttttaatgaatgtATTTATATACACCCTTCCACAACAAAAAGACTCTACGATGAGTAATGTTTACAATTATTAGATAAAgacaactttttattttataacaatGTGCAATTTGTATCaactgtaaaaatgaaataaagtgtcAAATGGAAAATAATTTCATATAAAATTTGCTTTTGCTGAGGACTCATGTGACCACATGATGGTGCCAACAGCCTACTCACATGAGGAGAATGAAGGAGTAAAAAGAAGTCAGGAGAGAGACACAGATGGAGGAAGAGAACAAGAAGAATCAAGCTGGCATTAACTCCCCTAAGGTGGCTGAATTAGTACCCTTAAAAGGTTCAAGTGACATTTGGTTTCCTGGGGCGAAGTTATTTGCCGGCGTGCTGGAGCTGGTGACAAACAAAAGGAGCAGTTTAACATTTTATGAGTCCTACCCTGAGGGTGTCATGATAGAGAAGAGAAGAAATAAAGGCATTATTAGAAAAGGCGAACAGAATAGAATGAAAGGGAACAGAAACACTGGCAGTTTCTGAGGGATTAGTTCAACCAAATCCTAAccatactttttcttttctatgaCAATAcctttaatttgattttttatAAGATCTGCTGCCAATGCAAATAAGGTAGCTAAATTTACTTTATGATACTAAGTTGGGCTTtagaaaaactgcataaaagGTCATATCTTAGCCAAGACCCTACCGAACATAACCAAAATAAGAAGATAACATTATTAGATTACTGTTATTAACAATTGTAGCACACAAATCAATGAGATTTTATCAGAAATGTTgctaatttattaaaaaaaaaaatcaggaaatcTTTAAGAAAAGTTTCTTTATGCTTCGATCTGCTATTCTAAAATTTGGTCAACTGCTCAGTCTTCTTTGGTTTAATTATTCTTGTAGTTGTTGACATTGTCAACAAAGACACACACTTGTGTATGGAAAGTCAAACAATTGCACTGCATGCCAGGATGAAAATCAATCCACAAAGTCCAAGGCACTCCCTGAAGACTTCTGCAATTATCTGTAGTGAGGAATAGATCAGGACGAGGGTTAAGATCTATTTCTACACCCTTAAGTGTTTCTTGAAGCACGGCGCTCCTGataattgtaaaataaaaaatattagtGGTCTGTAGAGctacgtttaaccttgatagaAGAAATAACCAAGAACTCAATGGTCACCTTAGCAAAGCTTTAGAAGTCCATTGAGGAGACAGAAAAAGTGACCAGATGGATGACTATGAGGAGTAAATCAAGCCTTTATAGGACTTGgcagaaaaacagaattcagaATTTACTATGTCCTTTACCAAACCATATGGAATTCTGTGAAAAGAGCTGCAAATGACGATTCACAAATGGTGCCTTTTTACtctgatataataataataaatagaaatacattttatttaaaacactcaaggacactttacagaacaaataagacaagcataaaaacaggaaatgaacacaataataaaacaaagtttaagAGCATCAAGTAGTTATACTCCATGCTGTAAAAATGGAGTATACATGAGTAATATATAAGGTCACAAAATGGGGAAAACTGTTCAAATCTTGGCAGAAAGAGGCTGTAGAGACCAACCCAACATATTTAAAAGCTTGCTGATGCTAGCTAGTAAagctacattttaaatttatgtttttctgAGGAGTCCTGCATTCTGGGTCTGCTCTCCACCACCCGCACAGCACATCGTAAATAACTGTGTCTCTTCCACTAACCTCTGACAGCAGACCTAGCAAATATCCCCCCTTAGGTCTCATTTGGGGTTACTATGGACATACCCATATGGTCCAGTGGGCAGCCCACTCCCACAAGATAACATAAAACTGGTTTAAGAAGTCTTTCTGAtctgtattttgatgtttatttttttgtttattaattttttgCAGTTAGGAAGTTCTGTGAAACATTTCATTGCACAGGACAATAACATTCACAGGAGGAAATAACTGAGCAGATCATGTGATAATTGTAACGTCCTTTGTGTAAAATTAACAGGTATCTGCTTTTTTGTTCGTACAtatttagggcccgagcacaaaagtgcgaaggccctattgtatctgctctgtttcttattattattattattattagggcccgagcacaaaagtgcgaaggccctattgtatctgctctgtttcttattattattggggcccgagcacaaaagtgcgaaggccctattgtatctgctctgtttttattattattattattattattattattattattattattattattattattattattattattattatttcgcaaatgaatcggccttttgagggcctaaacatgctcgaaaactcatgaaattttgcagacgcgcgtcaggtctggtgaaaatttacgtattttaatgtccgtgagacatgtccagggaaaattggctcagtagcgccacctagaaaatgagaaacgcgagccccgagatgggtatgacctacatgtataaaactcggaacacatatctaactttcggagacgcacataaaagtctattatggccatgtcctaaacccaacaggaagtccgccatttggaagtgaaggtgacattttggctctaattttgccatttccatgcctcgaacttttgcgaactcctcattggaatttcatcgtacaagcttcatatttggtcagtgtcaactacacacctgggccatgttaaattgcggagcttttgagttttcgggttactgtgaggccgtggcgccacggcgaatttcgatgactcgccatgaaaatcttattgcctctcgttctgtcatacattgtccgaccttgaccaaagtggacacatatgataaggctccacccctgaacatatttcaactgccatatttgacaccagggacagcgccacctagtgggaacaggaaatgtcatgttttacactttggggtacagtattgtaatgggtgacatctgcagcctcaaatttctccaggaaagccttaaggagttggtcttgggttacagagaaaactgtgagttttcgctgaagggtgtgaccccagcagcatggcgaacattgaggtctcgccatgaagaaacaaattagtgtaactcaatgaaatccaatctgatcagtaccagattttacagggatgatgtcagacccgccctgaacagattgatatgcccattgtcaggaatacgtagagcgccacctagtggcaccaggaaatgtcatgtctttcattttgttgtactgattttcacaggttcatcgtggccacctcaaaagcggtgaatatcaccatcagtccctcttgatgcttcagtgagaaaattgtgactataaactgaacggcgcaccctggtggcagcgcagttcaccatgaaagatgaagtggcttttgaggggcttgaaaagtttaaaaagtcttgaaatttggtgcacacctctaatgtgatgaggatttctttttatatgttcattttccttgaacagcgcaaaatggctccacagcgccccctacaaaatttcaaaacaacagcccctgctctgtgttttatgtatgagtttgaaacctggcaagcttattggagatatcaagatgtacaaaaagtctcttggagcaatatcccaaatccaacaggaagtcagccattttaaaatcaatgtgtaaatttggcgacattttccctcttttcaggcctcatactttgacgaactcctccaagggatttcattagatttacgcgatctcctgtgtgtggaatctaaagacctttgtgatgttaaattgcgaagcttttacgttcagggaaacggggtggtcatggcggcacgtggagtttcaatccctcgccaaaagcagtaacctgctgtcgctcaaaaacacaatgtccaatctctcccaaaggtcgcaggcgtgatgagactcgagctcggaaatgtttgttatgccatttgtcagtaatggttagagcgccacctagtgggacgactataataatggttgaatgagatgaaattttagctggtggttaaatgcatgaattccatcaatgtgacatcagatcggaagcgctggttttaggtgttgggcttggctcgacgccggggtgcgagggccctcatatcgctgcttgcagctttaattattattattattattattattattattattattattatttcggcaaatgaatcggccttttgagggcctaaacatgctcgaaaactcatgaaattttgcaggcgcgcgtcaggtctggtgaaaatttacgtattttaatgtccgtgagacatgtccagggaaaattggctcagtagcgccacctagaaaaatgagaaacgcgagccccgagatgggtatgacctacatgtataaaactcggaacacatatctaacattcggagacgcacataaaagtctattatggccatgtcctaaacccaacaggaagtccgccatttggaagtgaaggtgacattttggctctaattttgccatttccatgcctcgaacttttgcgaactcctcattggaatttcatcgtacaagcttcatatttggtcagtgtcaactacacacctgggccatgttaaattgcggagcttttgagttttcgggttactgtgaggccgtggcgccacggcgaatttcaatgactcgccatgaaaatcttattgcctctcgttctgtcatacattgtccgaccttgaccaaagtggacacatatgataaggctccaccctgaacatatttcaactgccatatttgacaccagggacagcgccacctagtgggaacaggaaatgtcatgttttacactttggggtacagtattgtaatgggtgacatctgcagcctcaaatttgtccaggaaagccttaaggagttggtcttgggttccagagaaaactgtgagttttcgctgaagggtgtgaccccagcagcatggcgaacattgaggtctcgccatgaagaaacaaattagtgtaactcaatgaaatccaatgtgatcagtaccagattttacagggatgatgtcagacccgccctgaacagattgatatgcccattgtcaggaatacgtagagcgccacctagtggcaccaggaaatgtcatgtctttcattttgttgtactgattttcacaggttcatcgtggccacctcaaaagcggtgaatatcaccatcagtccctcttgatgcttcagtgagaaaattgtgactataaactgaacggcgcaccctggtggcagcgcagttcaccatgaaagatgaagtggcttttgaggggcttgaaaagtttaaaagtcttgaaatttggcgcacacctctaatgtgatgaggatttcttttatatgttcattttccttgaacagcgcaaaatggctccacagcgccccctacaaaatttcaaaacaacagcccctgctctgtgttttatgtatgagtttgaaacctggcaagcttattggagatatcaagatgtacaaaaagtctcttggagcaatatcccaaatccaacaggaagtcagccattttaaaatcaatgtgtaaatttggcgacattttccctcttttcaggcctcatactttgacgaactcctccaagggatttcattagatttacgcgatct
It encodes the following:
- the hspb9 gene encoding heat shock protein beta-9, which encodes MSQHAALTSLFGDDPFFSHEQLLWPLNIEALSSLQRDFFNRRAKIANSLLSQLYDGPQLLNFSQMPLMSNTLKRLSDDEEQQRELSTTETHKEVQPANENNGDLLVTLDARGYAPSDITVKLEGRRLAVVAMKEAGAEESQSCSSSSSCASFCSSASSQAGFAQKIDLPPHLDLSGLSCSLMDNGQLRIHAPVAKEAAGEERQVPIRFRTSLEFPIKKDNTEEEQRD